tggaatgggtttccatggccgagcagctgcatccaagcaatacatcaccaagtgcaatgcaaagcgtcggatgtagtggtgtaaagcacgccgccactggactctagagcagtggagacgcgttctctggagtgacgaatcacgcttctccatctggcaatctgatggacgagtctgggtttggcggttgccaggagaacggtacttgtctgactgcattgtgccaactgtgaagtttggtggaggagggattatggtatggggttgtttttcaggagctgggcttggccccttagttccagtgaaaggaactctgaatgcttcagcataccaagagattttggacaattccatgctcccaactttgtgggaacagtttggggatggccccttcctgttccaacatgactgcgcaccagtgcacaaagcaaggtccataaagacatggatgagcgagtttggtgtggaagaacttgactggcctgcacagagtcctgacctcaacccaatagagcacctttgggatgaatttgagcaaagactgtgagccaggccttctcgtccaacatcagtgtctgacctcacaaatgcgcttctggaagaatggtcaaaaattcccataaacgcactcctaaaccttgtggaaagccttcccagaagagttgaagctgttatagctgcaaagggtgggccgacgtcatattaaaccctatggattaagaatgggatgtcacttaagttcatatgcgtctaaaggcaggtgagcgaatacttttggcaatatagtgtatttacaatttacatacaatacacccacagattgcGCAAACACTCCCTcccacggccacttgcgcttttgcacttagaattagcgctctcactaaaattggataagatgttgcgcaTAGTCGTTGCACTTAGAgtgctcatgaaaatagagccctgagTGTTTTAGAAGAGATTTAACACATTGCTCTCGCATTTTGTAAATCTTTTAAGTTCAGTAGGTGAGTAGATCCATTTAGCTTATGCTCTTTAGATATCAGTATCAGCaatggccattgaaaaacccatcgGTCAACCATGACTATTGAtggaaatatttttgtaaaatgacatTTTAGCTGTTAAATGAATTTTCTTTAGACTAAAAATTTGGTTTCATTActcttttaatttgacatttttaggaTTAGCAAAGAGAACCTTTGTCACTATAACTGTTACAGTGAGTGAACGCTACAAATagtgtctctgtgacagcagcgTGCCAGATGGTGGGAGTAGCTTAAGTCAACAGAAACATATGAGTGCAAACAAACCTCTCAATGAATGCACACTTGTTCTCTGTCCTTCTTATCTCCCTTTCCTGGCCTTCAATTTCTCGTTCTCCCTCAATGTTGTCATTTCAAGGCTTTATATATTCAGTTGCCTGTAGCATCATCTCTACTGTCCCTGTTGTAATTACCATGCTTTGCTTTCGCTTTGTTCCTTTTTTATCGCCCTCAAATTTTCCAATCACAGGCAAATCAGTTCGCCGCCTCTAGTGGATTTACCCCAAATCCATCCATGTTCTCTCAAGCCCCTACTGGTTATCCTGCCCCCCAGCCTGGGGGCCCACCTGCCCCCTCCCCTAACCAGCCCTATGGCCTGTACCCTCAGCCAGGAGGAGGTATGCCCCAAGGTCCGGGAATGGGCTACCCTGGAGGGCCAGCCCCAGGTCAGCAGATGCCAGGCTACCCAAATGCTCCATCACCCAATCCGTCCATGCCTAGCTATCCCAAAGCACCCTCACCCAACCCGACCATGCCTGCATATGGAGGAGTCTACGGAGGAGGAGCACCTGCAGTTCCAGCTATCAATGTAAAtgaactttttttgtgtgttgtactctgggatgtttttttttatttttttttttttacttatatgtGTCTTAACTGTTCTGTTGTTGCTTTAATTTGTAGCGTGGATTCAGAGGGACGATCCAAGACTTTCCTGGTGCTGACCCGCTTAAAGATGCTGAGGTCCTTAGGAAAGCCATGAAAGGCTTTGGTTGGTTTTTCATGTTGTTattcatgttaaagggatagttcaccctaaaatggaaattctgtcattatttattcaccctaatgtcgtcccaaacccatttgactttctctcCTCCGCAAAACATTTAaggatttattttaaagaatgttgcaatCGCTGTTGTCAAGCTGAAGCTGAAGTGAGTCACTATTAACTGTCACTGTAAGGAAATTGCTGATAGcggcattctttaaaatatctctttttgtgttccatagaagtcATATTGTCTTGGAACCACATaaaggtgattaaataatgacagatgttttatttttgggtgaactattgcttaaaTTGTTTGCTTTTTCAATTTCTTCGAATGCAGAGTCATTCATTAACCCTGGGGCTAAAAGGTATTTTTGTTCGTATTTCATTTGACGTATCTTTGATTAATCTCAATAAGTTTGACCCCATTCATGATACAGGTCACTGCTGTTCATATACTGAGAAGTCTTGAAACCTAACATGTAACACAATATGAGCTTTCCCAACAAATAAGTCATTTGTTGATGTTATAAGCTTTAATTTACATTCACATGTTTCAACAGGCACTGATGAACAAGCCATCATTAATTTGCTGGGAAGTCGCTCCAATAAGCAGCGTGTACCACTCTTGGTATCATACAAGACTGCCTATGGAAAGGTAATGGAAAGCATTGTAGCTTTTTAGTTAGATTCCACCCTAAGATTGAGAGCTTTGTTTTAGGGCTCAAGGGCAGTAACGCTAACCCTGTGTGGGATTCACACAGCACCCCATATTCTTAAatgtgaaatgtgtcatttctgagccactagcgccaccaaacataATTGTAGGATTTGCCTTCATAGTTAGGAACAGAGGGTGTGCACTTGAAAAAATTTAAGACAAGCACTGTACAGATCATTCTCATGCAACTCCATATTCACAGGACTTGGTTAAGGACTTGAAGTCTGAGCTTTCAGGGAACTTTGAGAAACTTGTGCTGGCCATGTTGAAGACCCCAGCTCAGTATGATGCATATGAGCTCAAAGAGGCAATCAAGGTTTGTCAACGCTCTTTGTTAACATAATTCAAAATAGAATGAAAGAATATTCAACCATACATCGTGCAACTTATCATTCTCACATGGAAAACTGATACAATATGTAACATCAGAGAGAGCATactgttaaaaaagaaaaagtaatataAATACTAATAATGAAAGAGTGCATGAAAGCAACTTTTTAAAGCTTAATGATGCATACAGTGTTAGTTTTTGTATGTAAAAACAGCATACCCTGAGCCTAAAAAGGAATGGACACCACAAAATGTTTCTTTTACTTACCATAAAGgacaaaaatgcaccataaaagtagtctatattacttgtgtgatatattccaagtcttctgaagccatacgatagcgttttactgaaaatctttatAATTCTGTTCATGGTGTCagtgacatcaaacctggtgtgTTGCATCAACATGCAATTTTTTAATCTGATTGTGAACTTACAGGGAGCGGGAACAGATGAGGCCTGTCTAATTGAAATCTTGTCCTCTCGCTCTAATGCAGAGATCCAAGAaatcaataaaatcttcaaagctGGTGTGTACTCAACTCATATCGCTTAATTCCTTCCCTTAGCAATTACCCTGTTGATTACTCTCCAATCAGACATCTGTGCACGTCATGTGAGTTTTAATTCAAAGTGCAGTCAGTTGTGATCAACAATGCCCTGTATTCCTCTTTTAGAGAATAAGAAATCACTGGAGGATGCTATCAGTGGAGACACATCTGGGCACTTCCGTAGACTGCTGGTCTCTCTCGCTCAGGTACTCAgacattgtgttttgtttgatTCATGGATTTAATTAtgaaatttgtttttgtgtgtgtgtgtgtgtgtgtgtgtgtgtgtgtgtgtgtgagtgtgacaaaaattgtattttgtaattATAACACTAATGTCACAAATGTGAAAGTCACCCCACTATTTCTTTCTGTTATCATATCAAAGGGTAATCGTGATGAGAGGGAAAATGTGGACGTATCATTAGCCAAACAGGATGCTCAGGtaattactgatttttttttttttaataggagagaatggggctagttgtcactcaAGGCTAATTGTAACAAGGGCTTTATCTTAGTTTTAAGTTAACAGTCCAATGACACAAacatgtgttttctctagcagtggttttgtttgttggttttcTAACACTTCTCAACACTTTTACGTAAGAATATCTTTTCTCCAAACTACAATTTCTATATCGTTGGATCTTTGCTATTGTTGTTGAATAAACAAGTATACACAATTAAGCCACTTTAGCAACTATTTAATGAAGGTTTAAGTTTTAACTATGTTCTAAAGGGACTTTCTCATAAATATCAGGTCAGGGCAAGTTGTAAAATTTTTATTGGGgcaataaaatgttattacatttatttattacaatatttcttgaccaaaacaatgatttgatattttttttatctgcttcttttttatttgaataatttgttatttgttttaatgTTCAAATTTTGCTGAAAAATCTACCTGTATAATAGGTCACTGTGACAACTTTTTGGGTGTGTTTTCACAAAaggtgtgttcaatgaactgtctTTTTTTCTCCCTCGGTAGTAGGTATATTCCTTTacagaatttaaagggatagttcacccaaaaatgaaaattctctcatcatttgctcaccctcatgatatcccagatgtgtatgactttatttcttctgtagaacacaaacaacgatttttaaaagaatatctcagctctgttggtccatacaatgcaagtgaatggtgttcagaactttgaatctccaaaaatcacaaaggcagcataaaagaaatccataagtggttaaatccatgtcttctaaagcgatataataggtgtgggtgagaaacagatcaatatttaaatcctattttattataaatctccactttcacattcttcttttgtttttggcaattagctttctttgtgcatatcgccatctactgggcagggaggagaatttatagtaaataggACTCgatctgatctgtttctcacccacatctatcatataacttcagaagacgtggattaaaccactggagtctttggatggattacttttatgctgacttatgtgatttttggagcttcaaagttctggcctccattcacttgcattgtatggagctacagacctgagatattcttctaaaaatctccatttgtgttctgcagaagaaagtcatacacatctgggatggcatgagggtgagtaaatgataagaacagTATCATTTTTGGGATagataaaatgaacaaaatgccattattgattgagtacttAAAAaactgttcaaaacaatgtccttaccttaccctgactaactacagtaagcctacaaaaattatttgtattaagtAATGTGCATATTATATTACATACATGTAACAATCTatctattataactttactgctaaagcaattattaattaaacatattatagtaattgttatatttcattttattttcatgtttaataaagtatatttcatccccatcattattgaatccttattttatgtttttagttttacttgcattatcaactgaggctgtacaataaaatctaaattaataaagtcttccattaaactcatatcagccatatcacaagttttacctcttaaattgataagtgtagtacaatacaaacattaaaggtgctatatgaaagattgacaacaagcgtttgaaatgggtactgcagtccaaattctaaatattggagagttgcctgccccaccccagactcgaagctcatgcaggttgccagaatgttgacatgcaaattagccaactccaCATCCGTTtgaaaggatttctgggctttaagctgtctccatcttccaaaggcatctccaacatttatccttgttttactacgcctctggtcatggtggtttttagacagatggcgaggctttttaggtcgggtggaatctgttatctctgatccagttcgtttgctggcttccatggttgcagcacgcagtgttgtttgcctgcaatcTTGTTCacatctggcaacccggcggtgtcgaaatactattggtgagtgggcagtgggcgggatcacacaggccaaaacataaacagaaattctggcctggaatggaaacttcaaagtagaattaCTGGCTGTAGCTTTGTTATGGGAGAAGCAAAATTGAAGTATTTCAACTTatcatgtttcctaattctctaatgaaatattatggtcattttatgatttagtacagtaaaaatattacatatagcacctttaatagtagataaaacacttgaatgatcatattaaaatatgctggTATCTGTGGTGGTATGTTttctatgtaaaagcgctttaAGTGTAGAGTCAGAAAAGTGCTATTAGCGTAAAATGTATTCTTTCAAAATATTTAAGTAtacgtgttttttatttttatcaaagcaagtaatatttcggTTTTAAATGTTTACTCGAATaacataaaatcaacatgaaaatagaacattattactctggctctgaatatctcccagtcatgatcacacacagacaatgtccaggtaagctcaaatcataaGATTCATCCAaacagaagagcagtgctgaaacacaactcatgtaaagtgttcttccacaaactgcttgcaattttaagtgtcatgatatcccaggtgtgtatgactgactttcttcacaagaacacatttgaagaaaattagaaaaatagcttagctcagtaggtccttataacgcaagtggatagtgatcagacttttgaagctccaaaaatcacagacagtcagcataaacgtcatcaatacaactccagcggttaaattaatgtcttctaaagcaacacgatcattttggtgcaaaaaatatcagtatataagtacttttttaaactctacaTCATccttccggtcagcagtggtatgcGCATGTGATGTagcgcattggcatttgaaatacgtgagaactgaggcaagtgcatcacagccagaagagcagcgctgtttacaaatgagaaggaggaacgctgtacagtagcttcgttggttttggtttagatctgtatttatctgtttctttactcatagTGGTCatttgtgcttatcctggatgtctcaaccgagaggagaacgtgagattacatccgtaACATGGCAaagcgaatacgtcacacgagagacagcgtgatctccaccctcttgtgaatCGTACGagaagcattggattatagttaaaaagtacttcaatattgatcttttttagcaccaaaagtgattgtatcgctttagaagacaataatttatccactggagacatatagatgacgtttatgctgactatctgttctttttggagcttcaaatgttgcatcaccatccacttgcattttaaggacctgctgagcagagatgcagctctggaaaaaattaagagaccactgcaaaattatcattttctctggatttactacttATAGGTATGTAtttgagtaaaacatttttggtttattctgtaaagtactgacaacatttctcccaaattccaaataaaaatattatcatttagagcatttatttgcagaaaatgacaactgctcaaataataaaaaagatgcagtgttttcagacctcaaataatgcac
The genomic region above belongs to Myxocyprinus asiaticus isolate MX2 ecotype Aquarium Trade chromosome 23, UBuf_Myxa_2, whole genome shotgun sequence and contains:
- the anxa11a gene encoding annexin A11a isoform X1, which produces MSYPGYPPQPSYPPQAGGYPPQPGMYPPAAGGYPPQPGMYPPQAGGYPPQPGAYPPQPGAYPSQPGAYPTVPTGSWGGAPGASGMPGIGLDNMPNPGFNAGNLPGMANQFAASSGFTPNPSMFSQAPTGYPAPQPGGPPAPSPNQPYGLYPQPGGGMPQGPGMGYPGGPAPGQQMPGYPNAPSPNPSMPSYPKAPSPNPTMPAYGGVYGGGAPAVPAINRGFRGTIQDFPGADPLKDAEVLRKAMKGFGTDEQAIINLLGSRSNKQRVPLLVSYKTAYGKDLVKDLKSELSGNFEKLVLAMLKTPAQYDAYELKEAIKGAGTDEACLIEILSSRSNAEIQEINKIFKAENKKSLEDAISGDTSGHFRRLLVSLAQGNRDERENVDVSLAKQDAQALYQAGENKLGTDESKFNAILCARSKAHLRAVFHEYQHMCGRDIEKSIEREMSGDLQSGMLAVVKCIKNTPAYFAERLYKAMKGAGTKDRTLIRIMVTRSEVDMLDIRQEYMKNYGKSLYTAISGDTSGDYKKLLLKLCGGSD